One Rhizoctonia solani chromosome 3, complete sequence genomic region harbors:
- a CDS encoding AIG1 domain-containing protein: MEYISGLIWKEETKVVIGIDIGTTQSAVSCGLLEHGMDVKKALHSVSEWPGQATKGSKIPTAIYYDSSSKPMAFGAETTLYENEDRALDEKWELAKEFKLILHPDELKVGSISNINGLPYGVSLEQVYTDFLKYLFKHTEKFFKDRIIQGTLLWSRYRSNMEFIIAHPNAWGSREQAFLRKVATQAGLVNSNNASKNVRFVTEAEASVHYCLYYSNLLNHLKIGTNFAVCDAGGSTVDTTLYSVTATSPMFKVEEKRAPGCVQAGAIFVDQAVRDHMEATFRRAEGFNKEKDMHMYCNNGVRDFEAHVKRLFRNDVDGNINFSGGSPWPYDFTKSVGEVFL, encoded by the exons ATGGAGTATATCTCCGGTCTCATATGGAAAGAGGAAACAAAAGTTGTGATAGGAATTGACATAGGAACAACTCAAAGTGCAGTTTCGTGTGGCCTACTTGAGCACG GTATGGATGTCAAGAAAGCTTTACATAGTGTTTCAGAATGGCCTGGACAGGCAACAAAGGGGTCCAAAATTCCTACAGCTATTTATTACGATAGTAGCTCAAAG CCGATGGCTTTTGGGGCCGAAACTACGTTGTACGAAAACGAAGACAGAGCACTAGACGAAAAATGGGAACTTGCCAAAGAATTCAAGCTTATCCTACACCCGGATGAACTGAAAGTAGGATCTATTTCTAACATCA ATGGCCTCCCCTATGGTGTCTCTTTAGAGCAAGTTTACACCGACTTTTTAAAATACTTATTCAAACACACCGAGAAGTTCTTCAAGGACCGAATTATACAGGGAACACTACTATGGTCTCGCTATCGCAGCAATATGGAATTTATCATCGCCCACCCAAATGCATGGGGCAGTAGAGAACAAGCATTTCTTCGAAAGGTTGCCACACAGGCCGGACTGGTTAACTCTAACAATGCTTCAAAGAACGTTCGTTTTGTAACTGAAGCCGAAGCTTCTGTTCATTACTGTCTCTACTATTCAAATCTTCTGAATCACCTGAAG ATTGGAACTAATTTTGCGGTCTGTGACGCGGGTGGATCCACGGTGGACACTACACTGTACTCTGTCACTGCGACATCACCAATGTTCAAGGTCGAGGAAAAGCGTGCTCCAGGGT GCGTGCAGGCAGGAGCCATATTTGTTGACCAAGCGGTCCGAGACCATATGGAGGCGACCTTCAGACGAGCCGAGGGATTTAACAAAGAAAAGGATATGCATATGTACTGTAACAACGGGGTTAGGGACTTTGAAGCCCATGTCAAACGATTATTCCGCAACGACGTTGATGGGAATATTAAT TTCAGTGGGGGTTCGCCGTGGCCGTATGACTTTACCAAA AGCGTTGGTGAAGTCTTTCTTTGA
- a CDS encoding major facilitator superfamily transporter, producing the protein MLAGLPELVDYCCRLPLGVVAGPITDNEGRIAAIEWPKFLIMSRLVLAFIATVMLLFSFQLNDGYWPLIFLDFIIGSAGTAVVFVLANISIFQTNPQPTRPKLELSSILLFNLALQLIPHRQHLFDVCCRKGRREWDLWWDPFSGPLRFSLVLAGMGGVLQVGQAP; encoded by the exons ATGTTGGCAGGACTACCTGAATTGGTCGACTATTGTTGCCG TTTACCCCTAGGTGTCGTGGCTGGGCCTATCACGGATAATGAAGGGCGTATCGCGGCTATAGAATGGCCTAAGTTCTTGATCATGAGTAGGTTGGTTCTTGCGTTCATTGCAACCGTCATGCTTCTGTTCTCGTTTCAACTCAACGACGGCTACTGGCCTCTCATATTCCTTGATTTCATAATCGGTAGTGCAGGAACAGCAGTTGTATTTGTCCTTGCCAA TATATCGATCTTCCAAACTAACCCCCAGCCTACGCGGCCAAAGTTAGAGCTGTCTTCAATTTTGCTCTTCAACTTGGCGCTGCAATTGATTCCTCATCGACAACATCTATTTGACGTCTGTTGCCGAAAAGGTCGTCGAGAATGGGACCTTTGGTGGGACCCATTTTCAGGGCCGCTCCGCTTCTCTTTAGTTCTTGCTGGCATGGGTGGCGTTTTACAAGTAGGACAGGCGCCCTGA
- a CDS encoding pectate lyase, which produces MVSFKLSTIAAVAAFFAQTAIAAPSPSMGLNGAYAKRAASCTFPSPPKTSSLSAPMTVKGTFDGGNVRYDRGKGACSGQKEGGDKDAVFLLENGATLKNVVIGADQAEGVHCKGSCTIENVWFEDVCEDAITIRQTSGTTTIRGGGAKGASDKVVQHNGGGTVNISSYCVQDFGKLYRACGNCKTQYKRTVNISDVIAKNGSLLAGVNSNYGDVATIKNVQATSVKSMCDTFQGNNSGKEPSKLTSNKANSRNESFYGLCNRMKLLGPPQSSVQPWVDGVYEYLESKLAFIVELEAMIDKSDPADPEKKD; this is translated from the exons atggTCTCGTTCAAACTTTCCACCATCGCTGCCGTCGCTGCCTTCTTTGCTCAGACAGCCATCGCCGCCCCATCTCCTAGCATGGGACTCAATGGTGCATACGCCAAGCGTGCTGCAAGCTGCACTTTCCCCAGCCCTCCTAAGACCTCCAGCCTCAGCGCTCCTATGACTGTCAAGGGTACCTTTGATG GTGGCAATGTCCGCTACGACCGCGGAAAGGGTGCCTGCTCTGGGCAAAAGGAGGGAGGCGACAAGGACGCCGTCTTCTTGCTTGAGAATGGTGCTACTCTCAA GAACGTCGTTATCGGTGCTGACCAGGCCGAGGGTGTCCACTGCAAGGGCTCCTGTACTATCGAGAACGTCTGGTTTGAGGATGTATGCgaggacgccatcaccatcCGCCAGACTTCCGGAACCACTACCATCAGGGGCGGTGGAGCCAAAGGTGCGAGCGATAAGGTTGTCCAACACAACGGTGGAGGAACCGTCAACATCTCCTCATACTGTGTGCAAGACTTCGGAAAGCTGTATCGCGCATGCGGCAACTGCAAGACGCAGTACAAGCGAACTGTAAACATCAGCGACGTGATCGCAAAGAACGGTAGTCTGCTTGCCGGTGTCAACTCGAACTACGGTGACGTTGCGACTATCAAAAATGTACAAGCAACAAGCGTGAAGTCAATGTGCGACACGTTCCAGGGCAACAACAGTGGAAAGGAGCCGTCGAAGCTGACATCgaacaaggccaacagcaG GAATGAATCCTTTTATGGCTTATGTAACCGTATGAAGTTACTGGGGCCCCCTCAGTCATCTGTTCAACCATGGGTAGACGGCGTATACGAATACCTGGAGTCCAAACTTGCTTTTATCGTGGAACTTGAAGCTATGATCGATAAGAGTGATCCAGCCGATCCGGAGAAGAAGGATTAG
- a CDS encoding ICE-like protease (caspase) p20 domain protein, with product MTGAVIPILQQEAADQIRMRGRPNSYVVQAISPPPFATPVNIHPESNTAIPGGLPTNQPPPEPRYNSQSSMNRVYMSEVETPIRGSSFQENRDHFIRMFDQKRWNYPGEELQSIETQLYDSRALVIAIHYGGSDPLPATYVDALNITHVLVKFGYHPKCIRVLADQVDVRDRKDDRWPNKDNIVSGLKWLAEGTVPGCKRFLFFAGHGHRLVTSEEGVCFTREGILPKDFLTYTTRSGQEVPDPKTVLFDDELNQLLVKIGDGTRLTISWAACDGSQLAREDANTGGRFTSAFTDGIFKEEEGISQLTYRILNRRIQAEFDNHNKKANDVQDSAASASGQSPAIRASKTQNAIQKDENFQYPKLYVSNNIANIIADREIVL from the exons ATGACTGGAGCTGTTATTCCTATTCTTCAACAAGAAG CTGCTGACCAGATTAGGATGAGAGGGAGGCCTAATTCATATGTTGTTCAAGCAATCAGTCCTCCGCCGTTTGCTACACCAGTGAATATACACCCTGAAAGCAACACAGCTATCCCTGGGGGTTTACCgaccaaccaaccacctcCAGAGCCACGATACAATTCTCAATCCTCCATGAATCGGGTTTATATGAGTGAAGTAGAAACACCAATACGCGGCTCATCTTTCCAAGAAAATCGTGATCATTTCATCAGAATGTTTGATCAAAAACGATGGAACTACCCAGGCGAGGAGTTACAATCCATAGAGACCCAACTGTACGACTCTAGAGCTTTAGTG ATCGCAATTCACTATGGCGGCAGCGATCCTTTGCCAGCAACCTACGTAGATGCACTGAATATCACACATGTTCTCG TTAAATTCGGGTACCACCCAAAATGCATCCGAGTCCTTGCTGACCAAGTCGATGTTCGCGACCGTAAAGATGATCGGTGGCCAAATAAAGACAACATC GTCTCCGGATTGAAGTGGCTAGCTGAAGGAACTGTGCCTGGATGCAAACGATTCTTGTTTT TTGCTGGGCATGGGCATCGCCTTGTGACGAGTGAAGAGGGTGTATGCTTTACTCGTGAAG GAATACTACCTAAGGACTTCTTGACCTACACCACTAGAAGCGGGCAGGAGGTTCCTGACCCTAAGACTGTGCTATTTGATGAT GAGCTTAACCAGTTATTAGTGAAGATTGGAGATGGAACTAGACTTACG ATATCCTGGGCTGCCTGCGATGGAAGTCAACTGGCACGAGAAGACGCTAACACCGGAGGAAGATTCACTAGT GCATTTACTGATGGAATATTCAAAGAGGAAGAGGGCATTTCCCAGCTCACCTACAGAATTCTAAACCGACGCATACA AGCCGAATTTGATAATCacaacaagaaggccaaCGATGTTCAGGATTCCGctgcttctgcaagcggaCAAAGTCCCGCCATAAGAGCCAGTAAGACACAAAACGCAATTCAGAAAGATGAAAATTTTCAGTATCCCAAG CTATACGTTTCCAATAACATC GCGAATATCATAGCTGATAGAGAGATTGTGCTTTAG
- a CDS encoding amidohydrolase family protein — protein sequence MRSETRHLIPPREHDKLLLHQLGALAQKRLARGLKLNHTEATALIATQLQEYIRDGNHTVDELMDLGKRILGRRHVLPSVPALLHEIQVEGTFPDGVFLVTVHNPICSDSGDLAIALYGSFLPIPSEDTFELENSSLYANDAAPGAVIVRREPIVINQGRDRIRLKVTNKGDRPIQVGSHYHFIETNAALDFDRGKAYGKRLDIPAGTAVRFEPGDPKYVNLVSIGGAQVIRGGNNLASGKAQLSRTDEIVKNLLACGFAHTPEPGALSVAEPNTMTREAYAGMFGPTTGDRVRLGDTGLWVEVEHDFTVYGDECKFGGGKNLRSILGPAKFSKLKLNVQGDIGISGGKIVGIGKAGNPDVMEGVTPNLIAGTNTEVIAGEKLIVTAGAIDAHVHYICPQQWQEAIASGTTTMIGGGTGPSAGTNATTCTPSPFYMRHMLAATDSIPINFLFTGKGNDASPVALEEIVQAGAAGLKLHEDWGSTPAAIKNCLDVGDKYDVQVNIHTDTLNESGFVESTIAAFGGRTIHTYHTEGAGGGHAPDIIVVCEQENVLPSSTNPTRPFAVNTVSEHHDMLMVCHHLDKSIPEDCAFADSRIRQETIAAEDVLHDLGAIAMISSDSQAMGRVGEVVSRTWRTASKMRELRGPLANDGDEDGKDNARVKRYVSKYTVNPAITHGISHLVGQVKEGCLADLVLWRPENFGAKPEMVLKSGVIAWAQMGDANASIPTVQPVYSRPMWGAQPGSAALNSVAFVSKVSITSGAIQTYGLSKRPEAVLGCRSIRKKDMKWNNSTPKMSVDPETYAVHADGVLADVPPALTLPLTRAYNVF from the exons ATGAGGTCCGAGACACGACACCT GATCCCACCGCGCGAACATGATAAACTATTGCTGCATCAGCTGGGTGCTCTTGCCCAAAAACGGCTTGCAAGAGGCCTCAAATTAAACCACACTGAAGCTACTGCCCTTATCGCGACTCAATTGCAAGAGTATATCCGTGATGGGAATCATACGGTCGACGAATTGATGGATCTAGGAAAGAGAATACTCGGTCGCCGCCATGTTTTGCCTAGTGTCCCAGCGTTATTACACGAGATTCAGGTTGAAGGAACGTTCCCGGATGG AGTCTTTCTTGTCACGGTTCATAATCCCATCTGCTCGGACTCTGGTGATTTGGCCATCGCGCTTTATGGATCTTTCTTGCCGATTCCTTCCGAAGACACATTCGAGCTTGAAAACTCATCTCTCTACGCGAACGATGCTGCACCTGGTGCTGTTATTGTACGTCGCGAGCCGATCGTAATCAATCAAGGTCGTGATCGTATTCGGCTCAAGGTCACCAATAAAGGTGACCGACCCATTCAG GTCGGCTCACACTATCACTTTATCGAGACGAATGCTGCTCTCGACTTTGATCGTGGAAAGGCTTATGGAAAACGATTAGATATTCCTGCGGGGACAGCGGTACGATTCGAACCAGGTGATCCAAAATACGTCAATCTTGTCAGTATCGGAGGAGCACAAGTGATCAGAGGTGGCAATAACCTTGCGAGCG GGAAAGCCCAGCTGTCTCGTACAGACGAGATCGTGAAGAACCTGCTGGCCTGTGGCTTTGCTCACACACCCGAACCAGGCGCCCTCAGTGTTGCAGAGCCAAACACAATGACACGCGAGGCATATGCTGGAATGTTCGGCCCGACCACTGGGGATCGTGTTCGGTTAGGAGATACTGGCCTCTGGGTCGAAGTTGAACACGACTTT ACGGTTTATGGAGACGAATGCAAATTCGGCGGGGGTAAGAACCTTCGATCTATTTTGGGGCCTGCTAAATTTAGTAAGCTTAAATTAAACGTGCAG GGTGACATCGGAATAAGTGGCGGAAAGATTGTTGGAATCGGCAAGGCAGGAAATCCCGATGTGATGGAAGGCGTTACCCCGAATTTGATAGCCGGAACAAATACCGAAGTCATCGCGGGCGAGAAATTGATTGTTACGGCTGGCGCAATCGATGCCCACGTTCATTATATATGCCCACAACAATGGCAAGAG GCCATTGCATCTGGCACGACGACGATGATAGGAGGCGGTACGGGCCCGTCTGCTGGGACAAATGCGACTACCTGCACTCCTTCTCCCTTCTACATGCGCCACATGCTGGCCGCAACCGACTCGATTCCAATCAACTTTTTGTTCACTGGCAAGGGCAACGATGCTAGCCCGGTTGCTCTAGAGGAAATAGTGCAAGCAGGCGCTGCAGGGCTCAAGCTGCACGAG GACTGGGGATCTACTCCTGCGGCTATCAAGAACTGCTTGGATGTAGGTGATAAGTATGACGTCCAG GTGAATATTCATACCGATACCCTCAACGAAAGCGGTTTCGTAGAAA GTACGATTGCCGCGTTTGGTGGAAGGACAATTCATACGTATCATACGGAAGGAGCTGGTGGTGGACATGCGCCCGATATCATCGTTGTGTGTGAGCAAGAAAATGTGCTTCCTTCATCGACGAACCCTACGAGACCATTTGCGGTGAACACTGTCAGCGAACACCACGAC ATGCTCATGGTGTGCCATCACCTCGACAAATCGATTCCGGAAGATTGCGCATTTGCGGACTCTCGAATTCGACAGGAGACGATCGCAGCCGAAGACGTGCTTCATGACCTGGGTGCGATCGCAATGATTTCCTCCGACTCTCAAGCTATGGGTCGAGTTGGAGAGGTAGTTTCTCGGACTTGGCGAACAGCTTCCAAAATGCGCGAACTTCGCGGACCTCTGGCAAATGATGGAGATGAAGATGGCAAGGACAATGCCCGTGTAAAACGATACGTTAGCAAGTATACTGTCAATCC CGCCATTACTCATGGAATAAGCCATTTGGTTGGCCAAGTGAAGGAGGGTTGTCTTGCGGATTTGGTCCTTTGGCGCCCAGAGAACTTTGGCGCTAAACCAGAAATGGTTCTCAAGTCGGGTGTTATTGCTTGGGCGCAG ATGGGGGACGCGAATGCATCTATCCCAACTGTCCAACCGGTTTATTCGCGTCCTATGTGGGGTGCGCAGCCCGGCTCGGCGGCATTGAACTCTGTTGCGTTTGTTTCAAAGGTTTCCATCACTTCAG GGGCAATACAAACTTATGGGTTATCAAAGCGGCCAGAGGCTGTCCTGGGCTGTCGGTCGATACGGAAGAAGGACATGAAATGGAACAATTCTACACCCAAGATGTCGGTAGACCCCGAGACCTATGCGGTGCATGCGGATGGTGTTCTCGCGGATGTGCCTCCAGCCTTGACGTTACCCCTCACACGTGCTTACAACGTTTTCTGA